The following are encoded together in the Glycine max cultivar Williams 82 chromosome 8, Glycine_max_v4.0, whole genome shotgun sequence genome:
- the LOC100792578 gene encoding uncharacterized protein isoform X2 — MSTFESTTPIEGTEADNVNRDSLFRGCVLEGRWDFILTAYKNDSHYHKIKINESRGTALHVAVNDGKVELVNTLVGAILNHEGMDVLRDDSALKTTNERGDTPLHLAASRGFNAMCKCIIGESEERKDLIRVRNNKGETPLFRAVLTCHTKTFVYFHHVSKDIPLRNYDGDTILHHAIWREFLDLAIIITHCYPELVDMRNKDGATPLKVLASKPSAFKSGSNLPWWKQILYYGILVEQLDAEKAIKSYMDKVDKFEADIELKVNIHSESSEANKAQKFVEKQYATSVRFVKSAVRLAFKVLSLSGLGVTAQDLKAIKKIRQKHRWSRQLLNIFMERPYESYIGITGGRPFLREDRDLGQPVITQQQLQMVGGAASSGQQENNRVESAAKNEEKETFVAVAKAGIVELVNELHNKVPSTFHDTNSPEKENLLIVAMKNIKYKIGEHHVDKKETAFLAAAKYGIVEIVFALQSKIPSAVHETNSNNENVLLVAVKNRQTKVVEVLRKHMDKELFDSLILEVDNRENTVLHLAAGTGTTSNSERTWQIAGAAMQMMWDIKWYQYIRALVPEHFVFRTNKDDKTAGEIFKQKHKDLVKESSEWLKETSNSCSVVAALIAGVSFATSSSVPGGTEKGKPELEGQPAFDVFAIASLIGLCFSVTALIMFLAILTSRKQAPDFRKSLPLKLLFGLSSLFVSIGSMLVSFCAAHFFVLKDKYKNILFPVYIATCLPVTFYAVVQFPLYADLLKAIFKKVPQPSITSSQF; from the exons ATGAGCACCTTTG AATCAACAACACCAATTGAAGGAACGGAAGCTGACAATGTGAATAGGGACTCATTGTTCCGAGGGTGTGTATTGGAAGGGAGATGGGACTTCATTCTTACGGCATATAAAAACGATAGTCActatcacaaaattaaaataaacgaAAGCAGAGGCACAGCACTACACGTGGCAGTGAATGATGGCAAAGTGGAACTTGTTAACACTCTCGTTGGTGCAATCTTAAACCATGAAGGGATGGATGTGCTGAGGGATGATAGTGCATTGAAAACAACCAATGAGAGAGGGGACACTCCTTTGCACCTTGCAGCATCAAGAGGGTTCAATGCTATGTGCAAGTGCATCATAGGGGAGTCTGAGGAAAGGAAGGATTTGATTAGGGTTAGGAACAATAAGGGTGAAACACCTCTCTTCCGGGCTGTGCTCACATGCCATACAAAGACCTTTGTGTACTTCCATCATGTTTCCAAAGATATTCCACTTAGGAACTATGATGGGGATACCATCCTTCACCATGCCATTTGGAGAGAATTCTTGG ATTTGGCAATTATAATAACTCATTGCTATCCTGAACTTGTTGACATGCGAAACAAAGATGGAGCCACTCCTCTCAAAGTTCTTGCCTCTAAGCCTTCAGCCTTCAAGAGTGGAAGCAATCTCCCATGGTGGAAGCAAATTCTATATTATG GTATACTCGTAGAACAACTAGACGCAGAAAAGGCAATAAAATCCTATATGGATAAAGTTGACAAATTTGAGGCCGACATTGAACTCAAAG TGAATATACATTCAGAAAGTAGTGAAGCCAACAAAGCACAAAAATTTGTGGAAAAACAGTATGCTACTTCTGTTCGGTTTGTAAAGAGTGCTGTTCGATTAGCATTCAAAGTCCTTAGCCTCTCGGGATTGGGTGTCACTGCACAGG ACTTGAAAGCAATAAAGAAGATAAGGCAGAAGCACAGATGGAGTCGTCAACTCTTGAATATTTTTATGGAAAGACCTTATGAGTCGTACATTGGAATTACTGGGGGTCGACCATTTTTGAGAGAAGACAGAGACTTAGGGCAACCCGTTATTACCCAACAACAGTTACAAA TGGTGGGTGGTGCAGCTAGCTCAGGGCAACAAGAAAACAATAGAGTGGAATCCGCAGCAAAAAATGAGGAAAAGGAGACATTTGTGGCAGTGGCAAAAGCCGGCATAGTTGAACTTGTGAATGAGCTTCACAACAAAGTACCAAGTACCTTCCATGACACTAACTCTCCTGAGAAGGAAAACTTACTGATTGTGGCAATGAAGAACATCAAATACAAAATAGGAGAACACCATGTTGACAAAAAGGAGACTGCATTTTTGGCAGCGGCTAAATACGGCATTGTGGAGATTGTATTTGCACTTCAATCCAAAATACCAAGTGCCGTGCATGAAACCAACTCCAACAATGAAAACGTGTTGCTTGTGGCTGTGAAGAATAGACAAACCAAAGTTGTTGAGGTGTTAAGGAAACATATGGATAAGGAACTCTTTGATAGCTTGATTTTAGAAGTGGATAACAGGGAGAACACTGTGTTGCACTTGGCAGCTGGAACTGGAACTACAAGCAACAGTGAAAGGACCTGGCAGATTGCTGGTGCTGCCATGCAAATGATGTGGGATATCAAGTGGTATCAG TACATTAGAGCCCTAGTGCCGGAGCACTTCGTTTTCAGAACCAACAAAGACGATAAAACCGCAGGCGAAATCttcaaacaaaaacacaaagaCCTGGTGAAAGAAAGCTCCGAGTGGCTAAAGGAAACCTCCAACTCCTGCTCCGTCGTCGCCGCCCTAATCGCGGGCGTCTCCTTCGCCACATCGAGCTCCGTCCCCGGTGGCACCGAGAAGGGCAAGCCCGAACTTGAAGGCCAGCCAGCCTTCGACGTCTTCGCCATCGCATCGCTCATCGGCCTCTGCTTCTCCGTCACCGCCCTCATCATGTTCCTTGCCATTCTCACTTCGCGAAAACAGGCCCCAGACTTCCGCAAGAGCTTGCCCTTGAAGCTTCTCTTTGGCTTAAGCTCTCTCTTCGTGTCCATTGGCTCAATGCTTGTTTCGTTTTGCGCTGCGCATTTCTTTGTGCTCAAGGACAAGTACAAGAACATTTTGTTCCCCGTTTATATTGCTACTTGTTTGCCTGTGACCTTCTATGCGGTGGTGCAGTTTCCGTTGTATGCTGATCTTCTTAAAGCCATTTTCAAGAAGGTGCCACAACCCAGTATTACCAGCAGCCAATTTTAG
- the LOC100792578 gene encoding uncharacterized protein isoform X1, translating to MSTFESSTTRSFVSVESTTPIEGTEADNVNRDSLFRGCVLEGRWDFILTAYKNDSHYHKIKINESRGTALHVAVNDGKVELVNTLVGAILNHEGMDVLRDDSALKTTNERGDTPLHLAASRGFNAMCKCIIGESEERKDLIRVRNNKGETPLFRAVLTCHTKTFVYFHHVSKDIPLRNYDGDTILHHAIWREFLDLAIIITHCYPELVDMRNKDGATPLKVLASKPSAFKSGSNLPWWKQILYYGILVEQLDAEKAIKSYMDKVDKFEADIELKVNIHSESSEANKAQKFVEKQYATSVRFVKSAVRLAFKVLSLSGLGVTAQDLKAIKKIRQKHRWSRQLLNIFMERPYESYIGITGGRPFLREDRDLGQPVITQQQLQMVGGAASSGQQENNRVESAAKNEEKETFVAVAKAGIVELVNELHNKVPSTFHDTNSPEKENLLIVAMKNIKYKIGEHHVDKKETAFLAAAKYGIVEIVFALQSKIPSAVHETNSNNENVLLVAVKNRQTKVVEVLRKHMDKELFDSLILEVDNRENTVLHLAAGTGTTSNSERTWQIAGAAMQMMWDIKWYQYIRALVPEHFVFRTNKDDKTAGEIFKQKHKDLVKESSEWLKETSNSCSVVAALIAGVSFATSSSVPGGTEKGKPELEGQPAFDVFAIASLIGLCFSVTALIMFLAILTSRKQAPDFRKSLPLKLLFGLSSLFVSIGSMLVSFCAAHFFVLKDKYKNILFPVYIATCLPVTFYAVVQFPLYADLLKAIFKKVPQPSITSSQF from the exons ATGAGCACCTTTG AATCATCAACAACAAGATCCTTTGTTTCTGTAGAATCAACAACACCAATTGAAGGAACGGAAGCTGACAATGTGAATAGGGACTCATTGTTCCGAGGGTGTGTATTGGAAGGGAGATGGGACTTCATTCTTACGGCATATAAAAACGATAGTCActatcacaaaattaaaataaacgaAAGCAGAGGCACAGCACTACACGTGGCAGTGAATGATGGCAAAGTGGAACTTGTTAACACTCTCGTTGGTGCAATCTTAAACCATGAAGGGATGGATGTGCTGAGGGATGATAGTGCATTGAAAACAACCAATGAGAGAGGGGACACTCCTTTGCACCTTGCAGCATCAAGAGGGTTCAATGCTATGTGCAAGTGCATCATAGGGGAGTCTGAGGAAAGGAAGGATTTGATTAGGGTTAGGAACAATAAGGGTGAAACACCTCTCTTCCGGGCTGTGCTCACATGCCATACAAAGACCTTTGTGTACTTCCATCATGTTTCCAAAGATATTCCACTTAGGAACTATGATGGGGATACCATCCTTCACCATGCCATTTGGAGAGAATTCTTGG ATTTGGCAATTATAATAACTCATTGCTATCCTGAACTTGTTGACATGCGAAACAAAGATGGAGCCACTCCTCTCAAAGTTCTTGCCTCTAAGCCTTCAGCCTTCAAGAGTGGAAGCAATCTCCCATGGTGGAAGCAAATTCTATATTATG GTATACTCGTAGAACAACTAGACGCAGAAAAGGCAATAAAATCCTATATGGATAAAGTTGACAAATTTGAGGCCGACATTGAACTCAAAG TGAATATACATTCAGAAAGTAGTGAAGCCAACAAAGCACAAAAATTTGTGGAAAAACAGTATGCTACTTCTGTTCGGTTTGTAAAGAGTGCTGTTCGATTAGCATTCAAAGTCCTTAGCCTCTCGGGATTGGGTGTCACTGCACAGG ACTTGAAAGCAATAAAGAAGATAAGGCAGAAGCACAGATGGAGTCGTCAACTCTTGAATATTTTTATGGAAAGACCTTATGAGTCGTACATTGGAATTACTGGGGGTCGACCATTTTTGAGAGAAGACAGAGACTTAGGGCAACCCGTTATTACCCAACAACAGTTACAAA TGGTGGGTGGTGCAGCTAGCTCAGGGCAACAAGAAAACAATAGAGTGGAATCCGCAGCAAAAAATGAGGAAAAGGAGACATTTGTGGCAGTGGCAAAAGCCGGCATAGTTGAACTTGTGAATGAGCTTCACAACAAAGTACCAAGTACCTTCCATGACACTAACTCTCCTGAGAAGGAAAACTTACTGATTGTGGCAATGAAGAACATCAAATACAAAATAGGAGAACACCATGTTGACAAAAAGGAGACTGCATTTTTGGCAGCGGCTAAATACGGCATTGTGGAGATTGTATTTGCACTTCAATCCAAAATACCAAGTGCCGTGCATGAAACCAACTCCAACAATGAAAACGTGTTGCTTGTGGCTGTGAAGAATAGACAAACCAAAGTTGTTGAGGTGTTAAGGAAACATATGGATAAGGAACTCTTTGATAGCTTGATTTTAGAAGTGGATAACAGGGAGAACACTGTGTTGCACTTGGCAGCTGGAACTGGAACTACAAGCAACAGTGAAAGGACCTGGCAGATTGCTGGTGCTGCCATGCAAATGATGTGGGATATCAAGTGGTATCAG TACATTAGAGCCCTAGTGCCGGAGCACTTCGTTTTCAGAACCAACAAAGACGATAAAACCGCAGGCGAAATCttcaaacaaaaacacaaagaCCTGGTGAAAGAAAGCTCCGAGTGGCTAAAGGAAACCTCCAACTCCTGCTCCGTCGTCGCCGCCCTAATCGCGGGCGTCTCCTTCGCCACATCGAGCTCCGTCCCCGGTGGCACCGAGAAGGGCAAGCCCGAACTTGAAGGCCAGCCAGCCTTCGACGTCTTCGCCATCGCATCGCTCATCGGCCTCTGCTTCTCCGTCACCGCCCTCATCATGTTCCTTGCCATTCTCACTTCGCGAAAACAGGCCCCAGACTTCCGCAAGAGCTTGCCCTTGAAGCTTCTCTTTGGCTTAAGCTCTCTCTTCGTGTCCATTGGCTCAATGCTTGTTTCGTTTTGCGCTGCGCATTTCTTTGTGCTCAAGGACAAGTACAAGAACATTTTGTTCCCCGTTTATATTGCTACTTGTTTGCCTGTGACCTTCTATGCGGTGGTGCAGTTTCCGTTGTATGCTGATCTTCTTAAAGCCATTTTCAAGAAGGTGCCACAACCCAGTATTACCAGCAGCCAATTTTAG
- the LOC100792578 gene encoding uncharacterized protein isoform X3 produces MSTFESSTTRSFVSVESTTPIEGTEADNVNRDSLFRGCVLEGRWDFILTAYKNDSHYHKIKINESRGTALHVAVNDGKVELVNTLVGAILNHEGMDVLRDDSALKTTNERGDTPLHLAASRGFNAMCKCIIGESEERKDLIRVRNNKGETPLFRAVLTCHTKTFVYFHHVSKDIPLRNYDGDTILHHAIWREFLDGATPLKVLASKPSAFKSGSNLPWWKQILYYGILVEQLDAEKAIKSYMDKVDKFEADIELKVNIHSESSEANKAQKFVEKQYATSVRFVKSAVRLAFKVLSLSGLGVTAQDLKAIKKIRQKHRWSRQLLNIFMERPYESYIGITGGRPFLREDRDLGQPVITQQQLQMVGGAASSGQQENNRVESAAKNEEKETFVAVAKAGIVELVNELHNKVPSTFHDTNSPEKENLLIVAMKNIKYKIGEHHVDKKETAFLAAAKYGIVEIVFALQSKIPSAVHETNSNNENVLLVAVKNRQTKVVEVLRKHMDKELFDSLILEVDNRENTVLHLAAGTGTTSNSERTWQIAGAAMQMMWDIKWYQYIRALVPEHFVFRTNKDDKTAGEIFKQKHKDLVKESSEWLKETSNSCSVVAALIAGVSFATSSSVPGGTEKGKPELEGQPAFDVFAIASLIGLCFSVTALIMFLAILTSRKQAPDFRKSLPLKLLFGLSSLFVSIGSMLVSFCAAHFFVLKDKYKNILFPVYIATCLPVTFYAVVQFPLYADLLKAIFKKVPQPSITSSQF; encoded by the exons ATGAGCACCTTTG AATCATCAACAACAAGATCCTTTGTTTCTGTAGAATCAACAACACCAATTGAAGGAACGGAAGCTGACAATGTGAATAGGGACTCATTGTTCCGAGGGTGTGTATTGGAAGGGAGATGGGACTTCATTCTTACGGCATATAAAAACGATAGTCActatcacaaaattaaaataaacgaAAGCAGAGGCACAGCACTACACGTGGCAGTGAATGATGGCAAAGTGGAACTTGTTAACACTCTCGTTGGTGCAATCTTAAACCATGAAGGGATGGATGTGCTGAGGGATGATAGTGCATTGAAAACAACCAATGAGAGAGGGGACACTCCTTTGCACCTTGCAGCATCAAGAGGGTTCAATGCTATGTGCAAGTGCATCATAGGGGAGTCTGAGGAAAGGAAGGATTTGATTAGGGTTAGGAACAATAAGGGTGAAACACCTCTCTTCCGGGCTGTGCTCACATGCCATACAAAGACCTTTGTGTACTTCCATCATGTTTCCAAAGATATTCCACTTAGGAACTATGATGGGGATACCATCCTTCACCATGCCATTTGGAGAGAATTCTTGG ATGGAGCCACTCCTCTCAAAGTTCTTGCCTCTAAGCCTTCAGCCTTCAAGAGTGGAAGCAATCTCCCATGGTGGAAGCAAATTCTATATTATG GTATACTCGTAGAACAACTAGACGCAGAAAAGGCAATAAAATCCTATATGGATAAAGTTGACAAATTTGAGGCCGACATTGAACTCAAAG TGAATATACATTCAGAAAGTAGTGAAGCCAACAAAGCACAAAAATTTGTGGAAAAACAGTATGCTACTTCTGTTCGGTTTGTAAAGAGTGCTGTTCGATTAGCATTCAAAGTCCTTAGCCTCTCGGGATTGGGTGTCACTGCACAGG ACTTGAAAGCAATAAAGAAGATAAGGCAGAAGCACAGATGGAGTCGTCAACTCTTGAATATTTTTATGGAAAGACCTTATGAGTCGTACATTGGAATTACTGGGGGTCGACCATTTTTGAGAGAAGACAGAGACTTAGGGCAACCCGTTATTACCCAACAACAGTTACAAA TGGTGGGTGGTGCAGCTAGCTCAGGGCAACAAGAAAACAATAGAGTGGAATCCGCAGCAAAAAATGAGGAAAAGGAGACATTTGTGGCAGTGGCAAAAGCCGGCATAGTTGAACTTGTGAATGAGCTTCACAACAAAGTACCAAGTACCTTCCATGACACTAACTCTCCTGAGAAGGAAAACTTACTGATTGTGGCAATGAAGAACATCAAATACAAAATAGGAGAACACCATGTTGACAAAAAGGAGACTGCATTTTTGGCAGCGGCTAAATACGGCATTGTGGAGATTGTATTTGCACTTCAATCCAAAATACCAAGTGCCGTGCATGAAACCAACTCCAACAATGAAAACGTGTTGCTTGTGGCTGTGAAGAATAGACAAACCAAAGTTGTTGAGGTGTTAAGGAAACATATGGATAAGGAACTCTTTGATAGCTTGATTTTAGAAGTGGATAACAGGGAGAACACTGTGTTGCACTTGGCAGCTGGAACTGGAACTACAAGCAACAGTGAAAGGACCTGGCAGATTGCTGGTGCTGCCATGCAAATGATGTGGGATATCAAGTGGTATCAG TACATTAGAGCCCTAGTGCCGGAGCACTTCGTTTTCAGAACCAACAAAGACGATAAAACCGCAGGCGAAATCttcaaacaaaaacacaaagaCCTGGTGAAAGAAAGCTCCGAGTGGCTAAAGGAAACCTCCAACTCCTGCTCCGTCGTCGCCGCCCTAATCGCGGGCGTCTCCTTCGCCACATCGAGCTCCGTCCCCGGTGGCACCGAGAAGGGCAAGCCCGAACTTGAAGGCCAGCCAGCCTTCGACGTCTTCGCCATCGCATCGCTCATCGGCCTCTGCTTCTCCGTCACCGCCCTCATCATGTTCCTTGCCATTCTCACTTCGCGAAAACAGGCCCCAGACTTCCGCAAGAGCTTGCCCTTGAAGCTTCTCTTTGGCTTAAGCTCTCTCTTCGTGTCCATTGGCTCAATGCTTGTTTCGTTTTGCGCTGCGCATTTCTTTGTGCTCAAGGACAAGTACAAGAACATTTTGTTCCCCGTTTATATTGCTACTTGTTTGCCTGTGACCTTCTATGCGGTGGTGCAGTTTCCGTTGTATGCTGATCTTCTTAAAGCCATTTTCAAGAAGGTGCCACAACCCAGTATTACCAGCAGCCAATTTTAG
- the LOC102666527 gene encoding uncharacterized protein, whose product MDESLLSIMEVREDLMVSPIGDSEPALRSAYFLKPIAKSLDGPVSKVLSSSMTMSLPPVFEPKDWPLVIHFDWRRHTKKKWVEWVDALQLRYKSVWKKVGIFEAIMSIKCSIAKDQNLCFGIAEKWCAETNTLLFPWGEATITLEDVMVLGGYPVVGDPVFAPLQSHEMRERTTLQSHEMREAEKKLILAREQLWRRTKAKASLSAWMDAFVNSGSEVEHEAFLATWLSMIGFSSKGLVSTLVFPIAVHLARGNPIALGPAVLASIYKDLTLLKNSIVGMTKQLVLGDKLELEVTLQSPFYLVQIWVWERFKNLQPQPRLINHEDPMMFRWHKVKALKIDNVRLALESAMEHFCWRPYVQYAGKFKVFYPENETLVLIDTDLDKEPTGLLVSFATCLRVSLLVGIQSTIKKYLPHRVAMQFGMDQDVPSCLPRFDGTKDFAWKNYCRPISDRSLYFPARLFEGDITTRYAKWWKRSLMGHQDFAKNMGHQDFAKNIVRRKRSPRSPQVSKANKNGNVDDDSNARKRNSDVDAPSGFLLKRLKTVSSGNSAQDGTIANESIDAYVPTCKNLSNPSSSASTAEYENVKRISPLTKLLAKDTVEPLMGRLEEDFEDANGSKESRLSSERVSLSGTQGESYTFVSGINVMDLEQRINRLETVIKKLKIAKFGHC is encoded by the exons ATGGATGAATCATTGTTGAGCATTATGGAGGTAAGGGAAGATTTAATGGTTTCACCTATTGGAGACAGTGAACCAGCTTTGAGAAGTGCCTATTTTCTGAAACCCATTGCAAAATCCCTTGATGGACCAGTTTCTAAGGTTCTTTCATCTTCTATGACTATGTCACTGCCACCCGTGTTTGAACCAAAGGACTGGCCTTTGGTGATCCATTTCGACTGGCGGCGCCACACAAAGAAGAAATGGGTTGAATGGGTGGATGCCCTTCAACTCAGGTATAAATCAGTGTGGAAGAAAGTTGGCATCTTTGAAGCCATAATGAGCATCAAGTGTTCCATAGCGAAAGATCAGAACTTGTGTTTTGGGATCGCTGAGAAGTGGTGTGCTGAGACAAATACCTTATTGTTTCCATGGGGCGAGGCAACCATCACATTGGAGGATGTGATGGTGTTGGGGGGTTACCCTGTTGTTGGTGATCCTGTCTTCGCCCCACTTCAAAGCCATGAAATGAGAGAG AGAACAACACTTCAAAGCCATGAAATGAGAGAGGCGGAGAAGAAATTGATTCTTGCAAGAGAACAACTTTGGAGGAGGACAAAAGCTAAGGCTTCTTTATCTGCATGGATGGATGCTTTTGTCAATAGTGGGAGTGAAGTTGAGCATGAAGCATTCCTTGCAACTTGGTTGTCAATGATTGGTTTTTCTTCCAAAGGTTTGGTGAGTACGTTGGTTTTCCCTATAGCTGTTCATCTTGCTAGAGGGAATCCCATTGCTTTGGGACCAGCAGTTTTGGCCAGCATATATAAGGATTTGACTTTGTTGAAGAACTCAATAGTCGGTATGACAAAACAACTAGTACTTGGTGATAAATTGGAATTGGAGGTTACTCTTCAGTCACCTTTTTACTTGGTCCAAATTTGGGTTTGGGAGAGGTTCAAGAATTTGCAACCACAGCCCAGGTTGATCAACCATGAAGATCCTATGATGTTTAGGTGGCACAAGGTTAAGGCCTTGAAAATTGACAATGTGAGATTGGCACTAGAGTCGGCTATGGAGCATTTTTGTTGGCGCCCTTATGTTCAATATGCCGGTAAGTTCAAGGTGTTTTATCCAGAAAATGAAACTTTGGTACTAATTGATACAGATTTGGATAAAGAACCTACGGGACTACTAGTATCTTTTGCTACATGCTTGAGAGTTTCTCTGCTTGTTGGTATTCAGTCTACTATAAAGAAGTACCTGCCACATAGAGTTGCTATGCAATTTGGAATGGATCAAGATGTTCCAAGTTGCTTGCCTAGATTTGATGGGACTAAAGactttgcttggaaaaattactGCAGGCCCATATCTGATAGGAGTTTGTATTTTCCTGCTAGGCTTTTTGAGGGTGATATTACCACACGTTATGCAAAGTGGTGGAAGCGATCTCTAATGGGTCATCAGGATTTTGCAAAGAATATGGGTCATCAGGATTTTGCAAAGAATATTGTGCGACGAAAAAGAAGTCCAAGGTCACCTCAAGTAtcaaaagcaaacaaaaatgggaatgttgatgatgattCAAATGCTAGGAAACGTAATAGTGATGTTGATGCACCTTCTGGTTTTCTTCTTAAACGTTTGAAAACTGTTTCTTCTGGAAATTCTGCTCAAGATGGTACGATAGCTAATGAAAGTATTGATGCTTATGTTCCAACATGTAAGAATTTGTCCAACCCAAGTTCTTCAGCCTCTACTGCAGAATATGaaaatgttaaaaggatatCACCACTGACAAAACTGCTTGCAAAAGATACGGTTGAACCATTGATGGGGCGTTTGGAGGAAGATTTTGAAGATGCGAATGGGAGCAAAGAATCAAGGCTTTCTAGTGAGAGGGTAAGCCTATCTGGTACTCAAGGAGAAAGCTATACCTTTGTATCTGGAATAAATGTAATGGATCTTGAGCAGAGAATCAACAGACTTGAGACagtgattaaaaaattgaagatagCAAAGTTTGGTCACTGTTAA